In the genome of Sphingomonas naphthae, one region contains:
- a CDS encoding phosphoserine transaminase produces the protein MTEYPRPAAKPVRPHFSSGPCAKPPGWHAEGLATASLGRSHRSKLGKSRITYAMDLTRRILRLPEGYRLGIVPGSDTGAVEMALWSMLGARPATMVAWESFGEGWVTDVVKQLKIDAKVVKAGYGELPDLAALDQSTDIVLTWNGTTSGVRVPNGDWIKGDREGLLIADATSACFAQDIPWEKLDVVTFSWQKVLGGEGAHGVLILGPRAVERLESYTPAWPLPKIFRMTKGGKLIEGIFKGDTINTPSLLAIEDYIWSLEWALGLGGLTGLIDRADANAAALDAWVQATPWIEHLAVDPASRSNTSVCLKFAADAVAGLDEEAQLALVKKMASLLEAEDAAYDVAGYRDAPPGLRIWCGATVDTTDIEALGPWLDWAWQTARG, from the coding sequence ATGACTGAGTACCCCCGCCCGGCGGCAAAGCCGGTGCGTCCGCATTTTTCGTCCGGTCCCTGCGCCAAGCCGCCGGGCTGGCACGCCGAAGGCCTCGCCACCGCGTCGCTCGGCCGCTCCCACCGCTCCAAGCTCGGCAAGAGCCGCATCACTTATGCGATGGACCTCACCCGCCGCATCCTGCGCCTGCCCGAAGGCTATCGCCTGGGCATCGTCCCCGGTTCGGACACCGGCGCGGTCGAGATGGCGCTCTGGTCGATGCTGGGCGCCCGCCCGGCGACGATGGTCGCCTGGGAGAGCTTCGGCGAGGGCTGGGTCACCGATGTCGTCAAGCAGCTGAAGATCGACGCCAAGGTGGTGAAGGCCGGCTACGGCGAACTGCCCGATCTGGCGGCGCTCGACCAGTCGACCGATATCGTCCTCACCTGGAACGGCACGACCTCGGGCGTGCGCGTGCCGAACGGCGACTGGATCAAGGGCGACCGCGAAGGCCTCCTCATCGCCGACGCCACCTCGGCCTGCTTCGCGCAGGACATTCCGTGGGAGAAGCTCGATGTCGTCACCTTCTCCTGGCAGAAGGTGCTGGGCGGAGAGGGCGCGCATGGCGTCCTGATCCTCGGCCCGCGCGCGGTCGAGCGGCTGGAGAGCTACACCCCCGCCTGGCCGCTGCCGAAGATCTTCCGCATGACCAAAGGCGGCAAGCTGATCGAGGGCATCTTCAAGGGCGACACGATCAACACGCCGTCGCTGCTGGCGATCGAGGATTATATCTGGTCGCTGGAATGGGCGCTGGGCCTCGGCGGCCTGACCGGCCTCATCGATCGCGCCGACGCCAATGCCGCAGCACTCGATGCGTGGGTGCAGGCGACGCCGTGGATCGAGCATCTCGCGGTCGATCCGGCCTCGCGCTCGAACACGTCGGTCTGCCTGAAGTTCGCGGCCGATGCGGTGGCGGGTCTCGACGAGGAAGCGCAGCTCGCGCTCGTCAAGAAGATGGCCTCGCTGCTGGAGGCCGAGGATGCGGCCTATGACGTGGCGGGCTATCGCGATGCCCCGCCCGGCCTGCGCATCTGGTGCGGTGCCACCGTCGATACGACGGACATCGAGGCGCTCGGCCCCTGGCTCGACTGGGCCTGGCAGACCGCGCGCGGCTGA
- a CDS encoding PhzF family phenazine biosynthesis protein, producing the protein MTDYRFVQVDAFADRPFTGNPAAVMPLEAWLDDATLQAIGEENNLAETAFTIPCADGEADYELRWFTPAVEVVLCGHATLASGHVLIGDRDVVRFRTRKAGILTVARDGDGYALSLPAWGPEPAPLPDATRLMGGAPVETLRHPGGYAVLVYENEAAIRALAPDFAAMKPLGDTLYIATAPGEVADVVSRVFAPGAGIDEDPVTGSAHGVISPYWARRLGRDSFTAFQASARGGHLTCRIEGDRVVLGGTCVTVIEGVFRL; encoded by the coding sequence ATGACCGACTATCGCTTCGTCCAGGTCGACGCCTTTGCCGACCGGCCGTTCACCGGCAACCCGGCGGCGGTGATGCCGCTGGAGGCATGGCTCGACGATGCCACGCTCCAGGCGATCGGCGAGGAGAACAACCTCGCCGAAACCGCCTTCACCATCCCCTGCGCCGATGGCGAGGCGGATTACGAATTGCGCTGGTTCACGCCGGCCGTGGAGGTGGTGCTGTGCGGCCATGCGACGCTCGCCAGCGGCCATGTGCTGATCGGCGACCGCGATGTCGTCCGCTTCCGCACGCGCAAGGCCGGCATCCTGACGGTCGCGCGCGATGGCGACGGCTATGCCCTGTCGCTGCCGGCGTGGGGGCCGGAGCCCGCCCCCCTGCCCGACGCCACCCGCCTGATGGGCGGCGCGCCGGTCGAGACGCTGCGCCACCCCGGCGGCTATGCGGTGCTGGTGTATGAGAATGAGGCCGCGATCCGCGCGTTGGCGCCCGATTTCGCGGCGATGAAGCCGCTGGGCGACACGCTCTACATCGCCACCGCCCCCGGCGAAGTGGCGGACGTGGTGAGCCGCGTGTTCGCGCCGGGCGCGGGGATCGACGAGGATCCGGTGACGGGCTCCGCCCATGGCGTCATCTCGCCTTATTGGGCCAGGCGGCTCGGGCGGGACAGCTTCACGGCGTTCCAGGCCTCGGCGCGCGGCGGCCACCTGACCTGCCGGATCGAGGGCGATCGCGTCGTGCTGGGCGGGACGTGCGTGACGGTGATCGAGGGCGTGTTCCGGCTCTGA
- a CDS encoding arylamine N-acetyltransferase family protein, producing MAFDLAAYLERIALKDYVAIPDVEALQVIQRAHRLAIPFENLDVILGRPIRVDGESVFEKLVTGRRGGFCFEHNRLFHDALVAIGFDVRPVLARVRLGQPGVTARTHVLSLVTVDGQDWIADAGFGGSYSPPMPLVDGEEVEAPDGARFRLARDPVFEWVVSRHGPAGSTDGRGEGDVWQDQFSFSLAPVFDADLEMGAHFAATHPASRFTQLRIVSLPLPTGFAALTGREYKRFTKGETVASEITDPRVYRIRLGMLFGIQLSADEVAALGLF from the coding sequence ATGGCCTTCGATCTCGCCGCCTACCTCGAGCGGATCGCGCTCAAGGATTATGTCGCGATCCCCGATGTCGAGGCATTGCAGGTGATCCAGCGCGCCCACCGGCTGGCGATCCCGTTCGAGAATCTCGACGTGATCCTCGGCCGGCCGATCCGGGTGGACGGCGAGAGCGTGTTCGAGAAGCTCGTGACCGGCCGGCGCGGCGGCTTCTGCTTCGAGCATAACCGCCTGTTCCACGACGCGCTGGTGGCGATCGGCTTCGACGTGCGGCCGGTGCTGGCGCGGGTGCGGCTGGGCCAGCCCGGCGTGACGGCGCGGACGCATGTGCTGAGCCTCGTCACGGTCGACGGGCAGGACTGGATCGCCGACGCGGGCTTCGGCGGCAGTTATTCCCCGCCGATGCCGCTGGTCGATGGCGAGGAAGTGGAAGCCCCCGACGGCGCCCGCTTCCGCCTCGCCCGCGATCCGGTGTTCGAATGGGTGGTCAGCCGCCACGGCCCGGCCGGCTCGACCGACGGGCGCGGCGAGGGCGATGTCTGGCAGGACCAGTTCAGCTTCTCGCTGGCGCCGGTGTTCGATGCCGATCTGGAGATGGGCGCGCATTTCGCCGCGACCCACCCGGCCTCGCGCTTCACCCAGCTCCGCATCGTCAGCCTGCCGCTGCCGACCGGCTTCGCGGCGCTGACGGGGCGGGAGTATAAGCGTTTCACCAAGGGCGAGACGGTGGCGAGCGAGATCACCGATCCGAGGGTCTATCGCATCCGGTTGGGGATGCTGTTCGGCATCCAGCTGAGCGCGGACGAGGTGGCGGCGCTGGGGTTGTTCTAG
- a CDS encoding ATP phosphoribosyltransferase regulatory subunit — MTISPGLLPEGLRDRLPPQAEAASRLLHRVIVAIGRNGYDRVSPPLVEYEESLVGRLKSARAQDLLRLVDPLSQRTLAFRPDMTAQVGRIAATRMAHLPRPLRLAYGGPVLKLRATQLRPERELTQAGAELIGLDSVAGVVELLTVAIEALEAARITAITIDLTLPDLVETLAAGPLPLPSWRVDEVREMLDGKDAGGLAALGAEAYLPFVAAAGPLEGALARLRALDGAAALQSRLDGIEAIGRALAGRVTLTLDPTERHGFEYQSWIGFSFFAEGLSGEIGRGGSYTIVHPSGAEEPAVGFSLYIDPLVDAGLGTEPRRRLFLPLGHDARVAREMRRAGWITIAALSPEDRPDGCTHRLDGPVAVAL, encoded by the coding sequence TTGACCATCTCCCCCGGCCTCCTCCCCGAAGGGCTTCGCGATCGGCTGCCGCCGCAGGCGGAGGCGGCGTCGCGGCTGTTGCATCGGGTGATCGTCGCGATCGGCCGCAACGGCTATGATCGCGTCTCCCCGCCGCTGGTGGAATATGAGGAGAGCCTCGTTGGCCGGCTGAAATCGGCGCGCGCGCAGGATCTGCTGCGGCTGGTCGATCCGCTGTCGCAGCGCACGCTCGCCTTCCGGCCGGACATGACCGCGCAGGTCGGCCGCATCGCCGCGACCCGCATGGCGCATCTGCCGCGCCCGCTGCGCCTGGCCTATGGCGGCCCCGTGCTGAAACTGCGCGCCACCCAGCTTCGCCCCGAGCGCGAGCTGACGCAGGCGGGGGCCGAGCTGATCGGCCTCGACAGCGTCGCGGGCGTCGTCGAACTGCTCACCGTCGCGATCGAGGCGCTGGAGGCGGCGAGGATCACCGCCATCACGATCGATCTCACGCTTCCCGATCTGGTCGAGACGCTCGCCGCCGGCCCGCTGCCGCTCCCCTCGTGGCGGGTGGATGAGGTGCGCGAGATGCTCGACGGCAAGGACGCCGGCGGCCTCGCCGCGCTGGGCGCCGAAGCCTATCTGCCGTTCGTCGCCGCCGCCGGCCCGCTGGAGGGCGCGCTCGCCCGATTGCGCGCGCTCGATGGGGCCGCCGCGCTCCAGAGCCGGCTTGACGGGATCGAGGCGATCGGCCGCGCGCTGGCGGGGCGGGTGACGCTCACGCTCGACCCGACCGAGCGCCACGGCTTCGAATATCAAAGCTGGATCGGCTTCTCCTTCTTCGCCGAGGGGCTTTCGGGCGAGATCGGGCGCGGCGGCAGCTACACGATCGTCCACCCCTCGGGCGCGGAGGAGCCGGCGGTCGGCTTCTCGCTCTATATCGATCCGCTGGTGGATGCGGGCCTCGGCACCGAACCGCGCCGCCGCCTGTTCCTGCCGCTCGGCCACGACGCCCGCGTCGCGCGCGAGATGCGCCGCGCCGGCTGGATCACCATCGCCGCGCTGTCGCCGGAAGACCGGCCCGACGGCTGCACCCATCGACTCGACGGCCCGGTCGCCGTCGCGCTCTAA
- the serA gene encoding phosphoglycerate dehydrogenase yields MPKVLISDKMDPQAAKIFRERGVEVDEITGKTKDELIAMIGEYDGLAIRSSTKVTKEVLAAATNLKVVGRAGIGVDNVDIPSASAAGVVVMNTPFGNSITTAEHAIALMFALARDLPEADRSTQAGKWEKNRFMGVEVTSKTLGLIGAGNIGSIVADRALGLKMKVVAYDPFLTPERATDLGIEKVTLDELLARADFITLHTPLTEQTRNILSAEALAKTKKGVRIVNCARGGLIDEAALKEGLDSGHIGGAALDVFVEEPAKASPLFGTPNFISTPHLGASTNEAQVNVAIQVAEQMADFLMSGGVTNALNMPSLSAEEAPKLKPYMALAERLGSLVGQLEGDAIKAVSIEVEGAAAELNQKPITGAVLAGLMRVHSDTVNMVNAPFLAKERGLDVREVRHDREGDYHTLVRVAVKTEEGSKSVAGTLFANAEPRLVEIFGIKVEADLGGQMLYIVNEDAPGFIGRLGTTLGEAGVNIGTFHLGRRAAKGEAVLLLSVDSPVEGEVMAQLKTMPGVKAVKALRF; encoded by the coding sequence ATGCCCAAAGTACTGATTTCCGACAAGATGGACCCCCAGGCCGCCAAGATCTTCCGCGAGCGCGGGGTCGAGGTGGATGAGATCACCGGCAAGACCAAGGACGAGCTGATCGCGATGATCGGCGAGTATGACGGCCTCGCCATCCGTTCCTCGACCAAGGTGACCAAGGAGGTTCTGGCTGCCGCCACGAACCTGAAGGTCGTCGGCCGCGCCGGCATCGGCGTCGATAACGTCGATATCCCGTCGGCCTCGGCGGCGGGCGTGGTCGTGATGAACACGCCGTTCGGCAATTCGATCACCACCGCCGAACATGCCATCGCGCTGATGTTCGCGCTCGCCCGTGATCTTCCCGAGGCCGATCGCTCGACCCAGGCCGGCAAGTGGGAGAAGAACCGTTTCATGGGCGTGGAGGTCACCTCCAAGACGCTCGGCCTGATCGGCGCCGGCAACATCGGGTCGATCGTCGCCGATCGTGCGCTGGGCCTGAAGATGAAGGTCGTCGCCTACGATCCCTTCCTCACCCCGGAGCGCGCGACCGATCTGGGTATCGAGAAGGTTACGCTGGACGAGCTGCTGGCGCGCGCCGATTTCATCACGCTCCACACGCCGCTGACCGAGCAGACCCGCAACATCCTCTCGGCCGAGGCGCTGGCCAAGACCAAGAAGGGCGTTCGCATCGTCAATTGCGCGCGCGGCGGCCTGATCGACGAGGCGGCGCTGAAGGAGGGGCTCGACAGCGGCCATATCGGCGGCGCCGCGCTCGACGTGTTCGTGGAGGAGCCCGCCAAGGCGAGCCCGCTGTTTGGCACGCCCAACTTCATCTCGACCCCGCACCTCGGTGCCTCGACCAACGAGGCGCAGGTCAACGTGGCGATCCAGGTGGCCGAGCAGATGGCCGATTTCCTGATGTCGGGCGGCGTCACCAACGCGCTCAACATGCCGAGCCTGTCGGCCGAGGAGGCGCCCAAGCTGAAGCCCTATATGGCGCTGGCCGAACGTCTCGGCAGCCTCGTCGGCCAGCTCGAGGGCGATGCGATCAAGGCCGTGTCGATCGAGGTCGAGGGGGCGGCCGCCGAACTCAACCAGAAGCCGATCACCGGCGCGGTGCTGGCCGGCCTGATGCGGGTCCATTCGGATACCGTGAACATGGTCAACGCGCCGTTCCTCGCCAAGGAGCGCGGGCTCGACGTGCGAGAGGTGCGGCACGATCGCGAGGGCGATTACCACACGCTGGTGCGCGTCGCGGTGAAGACCGAGGAGGGCTCCAAGTCGGTCGCCGGCACGCTCTTCGCCAATGCCGAGCCGCGTCTGGTCGAGATCTTCGGGATCAAGGTCGAGGCCGATCTGGGCGGCCAGATGCTCTACATCGTCAACGAGGACGCCCCCGGCTTCATCGGCCGTCTCGGCACCACGCTCGGCGAAGCCGGCGTCAACATCGGCACCTTCCACCTCGGCCGCCGCGCGGCCAAGGGCGAGGCGGTGCTGCTTCTCTCGGTCGACAGCCCGGTCGAGGGCGAGGTCATGGCCCAGCTCAAGACGATGCCGGGCGTGAAGGCGGTGAAGGCACTGCGGTTCTGA
- a CDS encoding glycosyltransferase: MLNQPESAFAISDAPQGGRIAIILFDLSATGVVRNAIAIANHLAERGYKIDLVVCAMRGPLRGFVSPAVRLVDLGSAQGIASRWLLLLRAIPDLATHLRRSRPDVLLSPGNHLHLFALLASAGIGGLHRIYRISNELDPDRGGPLLLRPFIWASRRLSLSLIGLSATRVLFVSSMLARGRGLPAPLRRKGIAIDNGVNISAVRAAAAIPLPDDWRPRDVPLAIAIGRLSAQKNYTTLIEALAIANRTRPIDLLILGDKAGRRARLMNWAARCGVADRVEIRASTANPFPLLAAADLFVLPSLWEGAPNVLLEAMACGKPVVASSSAGNAGAVLENGRHGRLVDPRSADEIAAAMLAQIGPDRLLPHDRVLDYDLGPVLRRIERICGEVLA, translated from the coding sequence ATGCTCAATCAGCCCGAATCGGCCTTCGCCATTTCCGATGCCCCGCAGGGCGGGCGCATCGCCATTATCCTTTTCGATCTGTCCGCGACGGGCGTGGTTCGCAATGCCATCGCCATTGCCAACCATCTCGCCGAGCGGGGGTACAAGATCGACCTGGTGGTTTGCGCGATGCGCGGGCCCTTGCGTGGTTTCGTGTCTCCCGCCGTGCGTCTGGTGGATTTGGGATCCGCACAGGGTATCGCGTCCCGGTGGCTATTGCTGTTGCGCGCTATTCCCGATCTGGCGACTCACCTGCGGCGCTCTCGTCCAGACGTTCTGCTGTCGCCAGGCAACCACCTTCACCTGTTCGCACTGCTGGCGAGTGCCGGGATCGGTGGACTGCATCGCATCTACCGCATCAGCAATGAACTCGATCCCGACCGCGGCGGGCCATTGCTGCTGCGGCCTTTCATATGGGCAAGCCGCCGGTTGAGCCTGTCGCTGATCGGGCTTTCGGCGACGCGGGTGCTGTTCGTCTCGTCGATGCTGGCACGCGGGCGCGGACTGCCGGCGCCGCTACGTCGCAAGGGCATAGCGATCGACAACGGCGTGAACATCTCTGCAGTCCGTGCCGCCGCCGCCATCCCGCTGCCGGACGACTGGCGCCCTCGCGACGTACCGCTCGCCATCGCGATCGGCCGGCTCTCGGCACAGAAGAATTACACCACGCTGATCGAGGCACTCGCCATCGCCAATCGCACCCGGCCGATCGACCTGCTGATCCTGGGCGACAAGGCGGGACGCCGTGCCAGGCTGATGAACTGGGCGGCGCGATGCGGTGTCGCCGATCGGGTCGAGATTCGCGCCAGCACCGCCAACCCGTTCCCGCTGCTCGCCGCCGCCGACCTGTTCGTGCTGCCTTCGCTATGGGAGGGCGCGCCCAATGTGCTGCTGGAGGCGATGGCGTGCGGCAAGCCGGTAGTCGCGTCCAGCAGCGCCGGCAATGCGGGCGCGGTGTTGGAGAACGGGCGCCACGGTCGGCTCGTCGATCCCCGTTCGGCCGACGAGATTGCGGCGGCGATGCTGGCGCAGATCGGGCCGGATCGGTTGCTGCCGCATGATCGCGTACTGGATTATGATCTCGGCCCGGTGCTGCGCCGGATCGAGCGCATCTGCGGCGAGGTTCTGGCCTAG
- a CDS encoding endonuclease domain-containing protein — protein sequence MPKLDETLKARARRMRTEATPAEAKLWSILRAHRLSHIKFTRQVVVAPYILDFAARQHRIAIEIDGDTHALQYRYDPARTDFLQQQGYRVLRFSNAEVMGNAEGMADAILAAFAATSAPLPTLSPEGRGL from the coding sequence ATGCCGAAGCTGGATGAAACGCTGAAGGCGCGGGCGCGCCGGATGCGGACCGAGGCGACGCCGGCCGAGGCGAAGCTCTGGTCGATCCTGCGGGCGCATCGCCTCTCCCACATCAAATTCACGCGGCAGGTGGTCGTCGCGCCCTACATCCTCGACTTCGCGGCGCGGCAACATCGTATCGCGATCGAGATCGACGGGGATACACATGCGCTGCAATATCGCTATGACCCCGCGCGAACCGACTTTCTGCAACAGCAAGGCTATCGCGTGCTGCGCTTCTCCAACGCCGAAGTGATGGGAAATGCCGAGGGAATGGCCGACGCCATCCTCGCGGCGTTCGCGGCCACGTCTGCCCCTCTCCCAACCCTCTCCCCGGAGGGGAGAGGGCTTTGA
- a CDS encoding adenylosuccinate synthase, whose amino-acid sequence MANVTVIGAQWGDEGKGKIVDWLSARADVVVRFQGGHNAGHTLVVGDQVYKLSLLPSGIVRGTPSMIGNGVVLDPWHFRDEVAKLKGQGVTITPEILQIAETCPLILPFHRDLDGLREDASGAGKIGTTRRGIGPAYEDKVGRRAIRVCDLAHLDDLGPQLDRLMAHHDALRAGFGVAPIDRDALMAELRDIAGDILPYAGPVWRTLDAARQRGRRILFEGAQGVLLDVDHGTYPFVTSSNTIAGTAAGGSGLGPSAAGFVLGIVKAYTTRVGSGPFPTELADETGERLGVAGHEFGTVTGRKRRCGWFDAVLVRQSAAVSGITGIALTKVDVLDGFDEIRICTGYKLGDKTYDYLPPHPRDQAAVEPIYETMEGWSGSTAGARSWADLPAQAVKYIRRVEELIRCPVALVSTSPEREDTILVRDPFLD is encoded by the coding sequence ATGGCCAACGTCACGGTGATCGGCGCGCAATGGGGCGACGAGGGCAAGGGCAAGATCGTCGATTGGCTGTCGGCCCGCGCCGACGTCGTCGTCCGCTTCCAGGGCGGGCATAACGCCGGCCATACGCTCGTCGTCGGCGATCAGGTCTACAAGCTCAGCCTGCTGCCTTCGGGCATCGTGCGCGGCACGCCGAGCATGATCGGCAACGGCGTGGTGCTCGATCCCTGGCACTTCCGCGATGAGGTGGCCAAGCTGAAGGGGCAGGGGGTGACGATCACCCCCGAAATCCTCCAGATCGCCGAGACCTGCCCGCTGATCCTGCCCTTCCACCGCGACCTCGATGGCTTGCGCGAGGATGCGAGCGGCGCGGGCAAGATCGGCACCACCCGGCGCGGCATCGGCCCCGCCTATGAGGACAAGGTCGGCCGCCGCGCGATCCGCGTGTGCGATCTGGCGCATCTCGACGATCTCGGGCCGCAGCTCGATCGGCTGATGGCGCATCACGACGCGCTGCGGGCGGGCTTCGGCGTGGCGCCGATCGATCGCGACGCGCTGATGGCCGAACTGCGCGATATCGCCGGCGATATCCTGCCCTATGCCGGCCCGGTGTGGCGCACGCTCGATGCCGCCCGCCAGCGCGGCCGCCGCATCCTGTTCGAAGGCGCGCAGGGCGTGCTGCTCGATGTCGATCACGGCACCTATCCGTTCGTCACCTCGTCGAACACGATCGCGGGCACGGCGGCGGGCGGATCGGGCCTCGGCCCGTCGGCGGCGGGCTTCGTGCTGGGGATCGTCAAGGCCTATACCACGCGCGTCGGCTCCGGCCCGTTCCCGACCGAGCTGGCCGACGAGACCGGCGAGCGGCTGGGCGTCGCGGGGCATGAGTTCGGCACCGTCACCGGCCGCAAGCGCCGTTGTGGCTGGTTCGATGCGGTGCTGGTGCGCCAGTCGGCCGCCGTGTCCGGCATCACCGGCATCGCGCTGACCAAGGTGGACGTGCTCGACGGGTTCGACGAGATCCGCATCTGCACCGGCTACAAATTGGGCGACAAGACCTACGATTATCTCCCGCCGCACCCGCGCGACCAGGCCGCCGTGGAGCCGATCTACGAGACGATGGAGGGCTGGTCGGGCTCGACCGCCGGCGCGCGCAGCTGGGCCGATCTGCCGGCGCAGGCGGTGAAATATATCCGCCGCGTGGAAGAGCTGATCCGCTGCCCGGTGGCGCTCGTCTCGACCAGCCCGGAGCGCGAGGACACGATCCTCGTGCGCGATCCCTTCCTCGACTGA
- a CDS encoding pseudouridine synthase — protein MSQPPKKLKREPDRPLKSGKGDEQRIAKLLARAGIASRREIERMIEAGRVAIDGVVIDTPATVLTSLHKVTVDGQPVAAPAPARLFRYHKPAGVLTAERDPRGRPTIYDKLPPGLPRLVPVGRLDMNTEGLLLLTTDGGLKRQLELPSTGVPRSYRARAFGNVSQEQLEDLIEGVEIEGVRYGSIDANLERRTGANTWIEMKLTEGKNREVRRVLEFLGLQVNRLIRTAYGPFPLADLPVGAVDEIKQHDLVAFRKTLKEAPAGPAQGTAKREDGLPSNRGRPADAARERAPAPIRRRRPAPRES, from the coding sequence ATGTCCCAACCTCCCAAGAAGCTGAAACGCGAACCCGATCGCCCGCTCAAGAGCGGCAAGGGCGACGAACAGCGCATCGCCAAATTGCTCGCCCGCGCCGGCATCGCCTCCCGCCGGGAGATTGAGCGCATGATCGAGGCCGGGCGCGTTGCGATCGACGGTGTCGTCATCGATACCCCCGCCACGGTGCTGACCTCGCTCCACAAGGTGACGGTGGACGGCCAGCCCGTCGCCGCCCCCGCCCCTGCCCGCCTGTTCCGCTATCACAAGCCGGCGGGCGTGCTCACCGCCGAGCGCGATCCGCGCGGCCGGCCGACGATCTACGACAAGCTGCCCCCCGGCCTGCCCCGGCTGGTGCCGGTCGGCCGACTCGACATGAACACCGAGGGGCTGTTGCTGCTCACCACCGACGGCGGGCTCAAGCGCCAGCTGGAACTGCCCTCGACCGGCGTGCCGCGCAGCTACCGCGCGCGCGCCTTCGGCAACGTCAGCCAGGAACAGTTGGAGGATCTGATCGAGGGCGTCGAGATCGAGGGCGTCCGCTACGGATCGATCGACGCCAATCTCGAGCGGCGGACCGGCGCCAACACCTGGATCGAGATGAAGCTGACCGAGGGCAAGAATCGCGAAGTGCGCCGCGTCCTCGAATTTCTCGGGCTTCAGGTGAACCGCCTGATCCGCACCGCCTACGGCCCCTTCCCGCTCGCCGATCTGCCGGTGGGCGCGGTGGACGAGATCAAGCAGCACGACCTCGTCGCCTTCCGCAAGACCTTGAAGGAGGCACCCGCCGGCCCGGCGCAGGGCACGGCGAAACGCGAGGATGGCCTGCCCTCCAATCGCGGCCGCCCGGCCGATGCCGCGCGCGAACGGGCGCCCGCCCCGATTCGCCGCCGCCGCCCGGCGCCACGGGAGAGCTGA
- the rsmD gene encoding 16S rRNA (guanine(966)-N(2))-methyltransferase RsmD, whose protein sequence is MRIIAGQWRGRTLVSPPGDATRPTADRTREGLFSMLASRLGSFEGLKVVDICAGTGALGLEALSRGAAHCTFVERDRAAQETLKANIAKLDAASTLEPRAAENYRGGPFDLILMDAPYGTNLTAKVFANLSTAPGTWASVETAKAETVAVEGWTVDAERVFGKAKITLLRKD, encoded by the coding sequence GTGCGGATCATTGCCGGACAATGGCGCGGGCGCACCCTCGTCTCCCCGCCGGGCGACGCCACCCGCCCCACCGCCGATCGCACCCGCGAGGGCCTGTTCTCGATGCTGGCGAGCCGGCTGGGCAGCTTCGAGGGGCTGAAGGTCGTCGATATCTGCGCGGGCACCGGTGCGCTGGGGCTGGAGGCGCTGTCGCGCGGCGCCGCCCACTGCACCTTCGTCGAGCGCGACCGCGCGGCGCAGGAGACGCTCAAGGCGAACATCGCCAAACTCGACGCCGCCAGCACATTGGAGCCGCGCGCGGCGGAGAATTATCGCGGCGGCCCGTTCGACCTGATCCTGATGGACGCGCCCTATGGCACCAACCTGACAGCCAAGGTCTTCGCCAACCTCTCGACCGCGCCCGGCACCTGGGCGAGCGTGGAAACCGCCAAGGCCGAGACGGTCGCGGTAGAGGGCTGGACCGTCGATGCCGAGCGGGTTTTCGGCAAGGCGAAGATCACGCTGCTGCGGAAGGATTGA
- the pdxH gene encoding pyridoxamine 5'-phosphate oxidase: MTDDPHALFDAWLAEAVASEPNDPNAMALATADAVGRPSVRMVLLKGHDARGFVFYTNQESRKAGEIAANGHVALLFHWKSQRRQVRVEGPIGPVTDAEADAYFASRARDSQLGAWASDQSRPLASREAFEERFEAAKARFEGGEVPRPPHWSGYRVAPERIEFWQDRAHRLHERRLFTRTSDTAWTEGLLFP; this comes from the coding sequence ATGACCGACGATCCGCACGCTCTGTTCGACGCCTGGCTCGCCGAGGCGGTCGCCAGTGAGCCCAACGACCCCAATGCGATGGCGCTCGCCACCGCCGATGCCGTCGGCCGGCCCTCGGTGCGGATGGTGCTGCTGAAGGGGCATGATGCGCGCGGGTTCGTCTTCTATACCAATCAGGAAAGCCGCAAGGCGGGCGAGATCGCCGCGAATGGCCATGTCGCGCTGCTTTTTCACTGGAAGTCGCAGCGGCGGCAGGTGCGGGTCGAGGGGCCGATCGGGCCGGTGACCGACGCCGAGGCCGACGCCTATTTCGCCAGCCGCGCGCGCGATTCGCAGCTGGGCGCGTGGGCGTCGGACCAGTCGCGCCCGCTCGCCAGCCGGGAGGCGTTCGAGGAGAGGTTCGAGGCCGCCAAAGCGCGGTTCGAGGGGGGCGAGGTGCCGCGCCCGCCGCACTGGTCGGGCTATCGTGTTGCGCCCGAACGCATCGAATTCTGGCAGGATCGCGCGCATCGACTGCACGAACGACGCCTGTTCACCCGCACATCCGATACCGCATGGACCGAAGGGCTGCTGTTCCCATGA